From a single Halobellus ruber genomic region:
- the dndD gene encoding DNA sulfur modification protein DndD, whose amino-acid sequence MKIKRLTLSDYGPYKGKNTFNLSTTPDEPIVLFGGENGAGKTTLFNAIQICLHGRSAFGGGVSKREYHNTIRSKLHESNGTTATEASIRLEFDYGSFGTTENYVVERHWRDRGKSIEESLTVLRNGSKLADLQEDQWADFLKELIPPGISQLFFFDGEKVQKLASAIEEGDDFEESLFSLLGLDLVDRLDADLSIYLSNKLDESGHDQLAEKIKSLRDDKEALEAEHEEVEKKLESKREELERVSEEIDQKETALAQEGGSFAEKRSGLKDRRKELDTEIETVEEQIQELARGAYPFALAPELCRAVVEQLEEEKEAETEAAAQARVVAELDDLADEDDVWSDLDIPEDASADVLQRIQSTLSDRFADTAPSEPRLSADFSDRERTQMFRVVDTALEDVPERMQELANRLEQLTRERQQVQQNIQRAPDQSVISPILEEINELNEKRGRLQKEIDDCIDRLGTLDTKIERIENDLEKQHEKQEELEDVSERAELAEETRQVVQEYRAELVSEKLKQLESVLTDRYIRLTNKNEFYDDVVIDRENLTIEVETIHGDRKEQSQLSAGERQIFATALLWALAEISDRPLPFIIDTPLGRLDKNHRSNLVTRFFPDAAHQVFLFSTDTEITEEYYDLLQEDIAHEYLLEQDSNTGETHISPGYFWSQPADTPDTDVTHVEQQSQLPFNND is encoded by the coding sequence ATGAAGATCAAACGGCTCACCCTCTCCGACTACGGCCCGTACAAAGGGAAGAATACGTTCAATCTGAGTACGACACCGGACGAACCAATCGTGTTGTTCGGCGGTGAAAACGGGGCTGGGAAGACCACCCTGTTCAACGCGATTCAGATTTGTCTTCACGGCCGGAGTGCGTTTGGGGGTGGAGTCAGCAAACGTGAGTACCACAACACGATCCGCTCGAAGCTCCACGAATCGAACGGAACCACGGCAACAGAGGCATCCATTCGACTCGAATTCGACTACGGGAGTTTCGGTACGACCGAAAACTACGTCGTCGAGCGACACTGGCGAGACCGAGGCAAGTCGATCGAAGAATCTCTCACGGTCCTCCGTAATGGAAGCAAGCTCGCTGATCTCCAAGAGGACCAGTGGGCTGACTTCCTAAAGGAACTCATTCCCCCGGGCATCTCACAGCTTTTCTTCTTCGATGGCGAGAAGGTACAGAAGCTGGCAAGTGCGATCGAGGAAGGAGATGACTTCGAGGAATCGTTGTTCTCGCTGCTCGGGCTGGATCTCGTTGATCGACTCGACGCAGACCTCTCGATCTATCTTTCAAACAAACTCGATGAGAGTGGCCACGACCAGCTGGCCGAGAAAATCAAATCGCTCCGGGATGACAAGGAAGCGCTTGAGGCTGAGCACGAGGAGGTCGAAAAGAAGTTAGAGAGTAAAAGAGAGGAGTTAGAACGCGTCTCGGAGGAGATCGACCAGAAGGAAACGGCCCTTGCACAGGAGGGAGGTTCATTCGCTGAGAAGCGAAGTGGGCTCAAGGATCGGCGTAAGGAGCTGGACACCGAGATCGAGACCGTCGAAGAGCAAATTCAGGAGTTGGCCCGAGGGGCATACCCCTTCGCGCTTGCGCCGGAGCTGTGTCGCGCGGTCGTTGAGCAACTGGAAGAGGAAAAGGAGGCTGAGACGGAAGCTGCTGCCCAAGCGCGGGTTGTTGCAGAGCTTGATGACTTAGCTGACGAAGACGATGTCTGGAGCGACCTCGACATTCCCGAGGATGCGAGTGCGGACGTGCTACAGCGCATCCAGTCGACACTGTCGGACCGTTTTGCTGACACGGCACCGAGCGAGCCCCGATTATCGGCAGACTTCTCCGACCGAGAGCGGACACAAATGTTCCGCGTCGTCGACACGGCGCTTGAGGATGTTCCGGAACGTATGCAGGAGCTTGCAAACCGACTGGAACAACTCACCCGTGAACGACAGCAGGTTCAGCAGAACATTCAGCGGGCGCCAGATCAGTCCGTGATCTCGCCGATCTTGGAGGAAATCAACGAGCTCAACGAGAAGCGCGGGCGGTTGCAAAAGGAGATCGATGACTGCATCGATCGGTTAGGCACCCTCGACACGAAGATCGAACGCATCGAAAACGACCTCGAAAAACAACACGAAAAACAAGAGGAGCTGGAAGATGTCTCTGAACGGGCGGAACTGGCAGAAGAGACACGTCAAGTCGTGCAGGAGTACCGGGCGGAACTCGTTTCGGAGAAACTCAAGCAGTTAGAATCCGTGCTGACAGACCGATATATCCGGCTCACGAATAAAAACGAGTTCTATGATGATGTCGTCATCGACCGCGAGAACCTGACGATCGAGGTCGAGACAATACACGGTGATCGAAAGGAGCAATCACAGCTCTCAGCCGGTGAACGACAGATCTTCGCGACCGCCCTGTTGTGGGCGTTAGCCGAGATCTCCGACCGTCCGCTCCCGTTCATCATTGATACGCCACTGGGACGGCTCGACAAAAACCACCGGAGCAACCTCGTCACCCGCTTCTTCCCCGACGCTGCACACCAGGTATTCCTCTTTTCAACCGATACGGAGATCACAGAGGAGTATTACGACCTGCTCCAAGAGGACATTGCACACGAATACCTCCTTGAGCAGGACTCCAACACGGGGGAAACGCACATCTCACCCGGGTACTTCTGGTCACAGCCGGCCGACACCCCTGATACAGATGTGACACACGTCGAACAGCAGAGTCAGCTCCCATTCAACAATGACTAA
- the dndE gene encoding DNA sulfur modification protein DndE produces the protein MTKQLNRVQIDESVSYKLRNLGQSTGLTPNYIARIGLMYSLGADRPPSMEEYDTDGKEFNRYTLLGEHDALYIALVQKRMLDEGYDPDSELESYFLAHLNRGIETLSGNISDLGDLYNLVPKELKPEEAPAESTQ, from the coding sequence ATGACTAAACAACTCAACCGGGTCCAGATTGATGAGAGCGTGAGTTACAAGCTCCGCAATCTCGGTCAATCAACCGGGCTCACGCCGAACTATATCGCACGCATTGGGTTAATGTACTCGCTCGGGGCTGACCGCCCTCCGAGTATGGAGGAGTACGATACCGATGGTAAAGAGTTCAATCGGTACACGCTGCTGGGTGAACACGACGCGTTGTATATCGCATTAGTCCAAAAGCGGATGCTGGACGAGGGCTACGATCCAGACTCGGAGCTTGAGTCGTACTTCCTTGCGCATCTCAACCGCGGCATCGAGACCCTGTCCGGGAATATTAGTGACCTGGGGGATCTGTATAATTTGGTCCCCAAAGAGCTGAAGCCTGAGGAGGCGCCAGCTGAGAGCACGCAATGA
- a CDS encoding AAA family ATPase, whose amino-acid sequence MEITKIRLQNFRPYYGETEIQPTTESGKPLILIRGKNDTGKTSLFRAIKFCLYGADTRDERENLINRRAATESAGTTSVELTLADDEDIYIIKRAVEYEAVASADDREPSGWYREIRTPSETLVSRDASEDEYTRVINQLLPKNIADFFLFDAEELKRFEEGHDEEVRESIETILGIQEIENAIGDLEGRRNEYDREYANVESTIDEVERMRTELDEKIDEIERITGSEDADSEGLIDQREKKIQQKRRSLQDVREALEAAEDTEELQAEVDELTEDIETNQKKLETARQERDTIRKRTGPIIASQAASTFESEYEVEGASGEAEVINSILNGDRETCICGEEVTSDKRQQLIDRYAMLTGPRQARLNELQKIVSSFSINADKELERYQHLQSDIQRLTGEIESWKEERDELESEIDDIEREYSEDLKDKEETLNDEIDELEDEVDDLREEVGALKKERDQLRERIQSQEGASEEAERYQRLSDFAEALGDTFEDIKEKLVSSRRESVERTASEAFKQLTNRPDYYDGLTITDNYELRVRTSGPEGGERSLAEQNPSAGQTQIIVYSFIAGLSRYTTRNAPVVIDTPIGRLDPEHKRNLINFYDEFSEQVMILYQPGELGPEDIERMADVTSKHFEITIQEDETSSTIEETDPAAQLVSD is encoded by the coding sequence ATGGAAATCACGAAAATCAGACTACAGAACTTTCGTCCATACTATGGTGAGACAGAAATCCAGCCAACCACCGAATCAGGCAAGCCACTAATCCTGATCCGCGGCAAAAACGATACCGGGAAGACATCCCTCTTCAGAGCGATCAAATTCTGTCTCTACGGTGCTGATACCCGAGATGAGCGAGAAAACCTCATCAATCGGCGGGCGGCCACCGAGAGTGCTGGCACTACTAGTGTTGAGCTGACGCTAGCTGATGACGAGGATATCTATATTATCAAGCGAGCGGTCGAATACGAGGCGGTAGCGAGCGCCGACGATCGGGAGCCCTCGGGTTGGTATCGTGAGATCCGGACCCCCAGCGAGACGCTCGTTAGCCGGGACGCCAGCGAGGACGAATACACACGCGTGATCAACCAATTGCTGCCAAAGAATATTGCTGACTTCTTTTTATTTGATGCTGAGGAGCTCAAGCGGTTTGAGGAGGGACACGACGAGGAAGTCCGCGAGTCGATCGAAACGATCCTGGGTATTCAAGAGATCGAGAACGCCATTGGAGACCTCGAGGGGCGACGAAACGAATATGATCGCGAATATGCGAACGTCGAGTCTACGATCGATGAAGTCGAACGGATGCGGACGGAGCTTGATGAGAAGATTGACGAGATCGAACGGATCACTGGCTCCGAGGATGCCGATTCCGAGGGGCTAATCGACCAACGGGAGAAGAAAATCCAACAAAAAAGGCGGAGTCTTCAGGATGTCCGTGAAGCGTTGGAGGCAGCCGAGGATACCGAAGAACTACAAGCCGAAGTCGATGAGCTGACTGAAGACATTGAAACCAATCAAAAGAAACTAGAAACGGCGCGGCAAGAGCGGGATACCATCCGAAAACGAACAGGGCCAATCATTGCGTCGCAGGCGGCAAGCACGTTTGAATCGGAGTACGAGGTTGAGGGGGCAAGCGGTGAAGCTGAAGTCATCAATTCCATTCTGAATGGCGATCGCGAGACCTGTATCTGTGGTGAGGAGGTAACTTCAGACAAGCGGCAGCAATTGATCGACCGATATGCGATGTTGACCGGTCCGCGACAAGCCCGGCTGAACGAACTCCAAAAGATCGTTTCTTCGTTTAGTATCAATGCGGACAAAGAGCTGGAACGATACCAACATCTACAGTCCGACATTCAACGTCTCACCGGGGAAATCGAGTCGTGGAAAGAGGAACGCGATGAATTAGAATCCGAGATCGATGATATCGAACGAGAGTACAGTGAAGATCTCAAAGACAAAGAAGAAACCCTCAACGATGAAATCGACGAACTCGAGGACGAAGTAGACGATCTCCGCGAGGAGGTCGGCGCGTTGAAGAAGGAGCGTGATCAGCTCCGGGAGCGCATTCAGTCACAGGAAGGCGCCTCGGAAGAAGCGGAGCGGTACCAGCGTCTGAGCGATTTCGCTGAAGCACTCGGTGACACGTTCGAGGATATCAAGGAAAAACTCGTCTCGAGCCGGCGCGAATCCGTTGAACGAACTGCCTCCGAGGCATTCAAACAACTCACCAACCGCCCGGATTACTACGATGGACTCACGATCACCGATAATTACGAACTCCGAGTTCGGACAAGCGGCCCCGAAGGTGGGGAGCGATCCCTTGCGGAGCAAAACCCGAGTGCGGGACAAACACAAATTATCGTCTACTCGTTCATCGCTGGGTTGAGCCGGTATACGACCCGGAATGCACCGGTCGTTATCGATACTCCGATCGGGCGGCTGGATCCCGAACACAAGCGAAATCTGATTAACTTCTACGATGAGTTCAGCGAACAAGTGATGATCCTGTATCAGCCTGGTGAACTCGGGCCCGAAGATATTGAACGGATGGCTGATGTCACGTCCAAGCACTTCGAGATCACTATCCAAGAGGATGAGACGTCCTCGACGATCGAGGAAACTGACCCTGCCGCTCAGTTAGTCAGTGATTGA
- a CDS encoding cysteine desulfurase family protein, with amino-acid sequence MTTSDHEIYLDHHATTPVDDRVVAEMQQYFTEEYGNPASKDNHAFGHTAHAEMETAREQVAKAIGARTGGEVVAKSIIFTSGATESDNFAIRGIADYAREEGLGSHLITSEIEHEAVLEPYKQLEQEGFDVTRVPVDEYGQVDPADVADAIRDETVLISIMAANNEIGTINPLEEIGNIAADHDDLWFHTDAVQAIGYVDIDVNEMGIDLMSISGHKIYGPKGIGALYADLSVKTKLKPLLVGGGHESGKRSGTPNVPGIVGLGKAIELAVQHREERVSHVRELRDHLWQRLSDELETVSLNGHPEERLPNNLNVSFPNVDVRELVRMSLSNQGVMAALGSACASGDGTSHVLEAITDDQDRIESAVRFGLGKDLTKEEIDYAADVIIEEVNLTESIFG; translated from the coding sequence ATGACTACTTCGGACCACGAAATCTATCTCGACCATCACGCCACGACGCCGGTCGATGACCGTGTCGTGGCGGAAATGCAGCAGTACTTCACCGAAGAGTACGGTAATCCCGCGAGCAAGGACAACCACGCGTTCGGACACACGGCTCACGCTGAAATGGAAACAGCCCGGGAGCAGGTAGCCAAGGCGATCGGCGCCCGAACCGGCGGTGAGGTAGTCGCGAAATCGATTATTTTCACCAGTGGCGCCACCGAATCGGATAATTTCGCAATTCGTGGTATTGCTGACTATGCCCGCGAGGAGGGACTCGGATCACATCTCATCACCTCAGAGATCGAGCACGAAGCAGTCCTCGAACCCTACAAACAGCTTGAACAGGAGGGATTCGATGTCACGCGTGTCCCCGTCGACGAATATGGCCAAGTCGATCCAGCGGACGTTGCGGACGCGATCCGTGATGAGACGGTGCTGATCTCGATTATGGCAGCTAACAACGAGATCGGCACGATCAATCCCCTGGAGGAAATCGGCAACATCGCTGCCGACCACGATGACCTGTGGTTCCATACGGACGCCGTACAGGCAATCGGCTACGTCGATATCGACGTCAACGAGATGGGAATCGACTTGATGTCGATTTCTGGGCACAAAATCTACGGCCCGAAGGGCATCGGGGCACTGTACGCTGATCTCTCCGTCAAGACCAAACTCAAACCGCTACTGGTCGGCGGCGGGCACGAAAGTGGGAAGCGGTCTGGGACCCCGAACGTTCCCGGGATAGTCGGGTTAGGCAAAGCGATTGAGTTGGCCGTCCAGCATCGCGAGGAACGCGTGAGTCACGTCCGGGAGCTACGTGACCACCTGTGGCAGCGCCTGTCGGATGAACTCGAGACAGTGAGCCTGAACGGACACCCGGAGGAGCGTCTTCCGAACAACCTGAACGTGAGCTTTCCGAACGTCGATGTGCGGGAACTGGTACGGATGTCGCTCTCGAATCAGGGTGTGATGGCTGCGCTGGGTTCGGCGTGTGCGAGTGGTGACGGAACCTCACACGTGCTCGAAGCGATCACCGACGATCAAGATCGCATCGAAAGCGCTGTGCGGTTTGGACTGGGGAAAGATCTCACCAAAGAGGAGATCGACTACGCTGCTGATGTGATTATCGAGGAAGTGAATCTCACTGAGTCGATCTTTGGCTAG
- a CDS encoding DNA modification system-associated small protein, with protein MTDAGDGGRLVGDEELERILEETAAEHNVPEAAVKEIYEAQKEVVNMERRGSILKDMRQILEEYVDEWDSGEQ; from the coding sequence ATGACAGACGCTGGGGACGGAGGCCGACTGGTTGGAGACGAAGAGCTCGAGCGTATTCTGGAGGAGACTGCTGCCGAGCATAATGTGCCCGAAGCTGCGGTCAAAGAGATCTACGAGGCACAAAAGGAGGTCGTAAATATGGAACGCCGGGGGTCAATACTGAAGGATATGCGGCAAATCCTCGAGGAGTATGTCGACGAGTGGGACTCAGGTGAGCAATAA
- a CDS encoding nucleoside 2-deoxyribosyltransferase domain-containing protein produces MAQVYLAGPISDEENPYQWHQDVAALAPEIDWCNPFTLNDYSLDEAKTHTAEIFAEDLQAVQNSAAVLVRRIDEYNLCGASMEAFAAYQHDIPVIVWNDDDTGIPLFLEAVATDVYQNMSDAVEAIISELDSLPSPE; encoded by the coding sequence ATGGCACAAGTATACCTCGCGGGCCCGATTAGTGATGAAGAGAACCCGTATCAGTGGCATCAGGACGTCGCAGCATTAGCCCCAGAAATCGACTGGTGTAATCCATTTACACTGAACGACTATTCGCTCGATGAAGCAAAGACACACACAGCCGAAATCTTCGCCGAGGATCTTCAGGCAGTTCAGAACTCGGCTGCGGTGTTGGTTCGACGGATCGATGAGTACAATCTTTGTGGCGCCTCAATGGAAGCGTTTGCCGCGTATCAGCACGATATTCCAGTAATCGTCTGGAATGACGATGACACGGGTATTCCACTCTTTCTGGAAGCAGTGGCGACTGACGTGTATCAAAATATGAGTGATGCTGTAGAAGCAATCATATCCGAATTGGACTCTCTACCCTCTCCGGAGTAA
- a CDS encoding DEAD/DEAH box helicase family protein encodes MADSVPEEDGISSPTFQDLDLSPEYRTGDQPLESFYIPVLQRASSYDRAAGYFDSKSLQYAAQGIAGLITNGGTMRLLTAPRLQSADIEALTDATTEPEELEILGDSLSKVLFEDEYAEYLRTDRCRCLAWMITEGLLDVRIAYMPDADDCNPFQHYHEKIGIVSDHAGNQVAFTGSINETGAAWTANYESFDVFRSWCGGEEARVQRKADAFERLWNNHDPKVTVRRLPDAVREGFEEVSPETVDGKPALDMFFSEEGEGPSPTVREQDERELWTHQQDAIEWWRDHDYTGIFAMATGAGKTLTALRAARLQADIRLTIITVPSKVLLDQWRDEIEAVFGPETRIQECSGRTNWRESILQLVDPYRVGTLQSVHNLPRTVLLTTIHTAASDPFRKAVQYIPPDNLQIIIDEVHNAGAPTFQKALEIDAGRRIGLSATPDRQWDEEGTEAIYEYFGGHEPFSFTTSDAIENGYLTPYEYHPLICELTAQEYEKYAELSAEINTLAARVHSDEDVPRRVLDQYEKLLRDRAHIKKTAKLKPAEFGRFLESSHPTPAIVFCEDTEQLEDLEAELGNRDLSYGVYISNREDEQADAMYRFENGLIDYLLAIKCLDEGIDVPDAPTAAIIASSRNEREFIQRRGRVLRQSESKERAVIYDMFVLPGPNAPKDDDQARRLIEQELDRAKVLMRAAENRDAVEQQLAEELDTYGSGYRYLAYV; translated from the coding sequence ATGGCTGATTCGGTCCCTGAAGAAGACGGAATCTCTTCGCCGACGTTTCAGGATCTGGATCTCTCGCCAGAGTACCGGACTGGTGATCAACCGTTAGAATCGTTTTATATCCCGGTCTTGCAGCGTGCATCCAGTTACGACCGTGCGGCAGGCTATTTCGATAGCAAGTCTTTACAATATGCAGCTCAGGGTATCGCCGGTCTCATCACCAACGGCGGAACGATGCGACTCCTCACTGCGCCTCGGCTCCAGTCGGCAGATATCGAGGCGCTCACCGATGCAACGACTGAGCCGGAGGAACTGGAGATCCTTGGGGATTCCCTCTCAAAAGTTCTATTTGAGGATGAGTACGCGGAGTATCTGCGTACGGATCGGTGTCGGTGTCTCGCGTGGATGATCACTGAAGGACTCCTCGACGTCCGGATCGCGTATATGCCAGACGCGGACGACTGCAACCCGTTCCAGCACTATCACGAAAAAATCGGGATTGTCTCTGATCACGCCGGGAATCAGGTCGCGTTTACCGGGTCGATCAATGAGACCGGCGCGGCGTGGACTGCAAACTACGAATCATTTGATGTGTTTCGGTCGTGGTGCGGTGGTGAGGAGGCGCGCGTCCAACGGAAAGCTGACGCATTCGAGCGGCTCTGGAATAATCACGATCCGAAAGTTACTGTCCGCCGACTCCCAGATGCAGTACGGGAGGGCTTCGAGGAAGTGAGTCCTGAGACCGTTGACGGGAAACCGGCCTTGGATATGTTCTTCTCCGAGGAAGGAGAAGGCCCGTCTCCAACTGTTCGTGAACAGGACGAGCGAGAGTTATGGACTCACCAACAAGACGCCATCGAGTGGTGGAGAGACCACGACTATACGGGGATCTTCGCGATGGCGACTGGCGCTGGGAAGACACTGACTGCCCTTCGTGCCGCACGGCTTCAGGCTGACATTCGCCTTACCATCATCACAGTCCCGTCGAAGGTCCTTTTAGATCAGTGGCGTGATGAGATAGAGGCTGTATTTGGCCCTGAGACACGGATTCAGGAGTGTAGTGGGCGGACAAATTGGCGTGAGTCGATTCTCCAACTAGTAGACCCGTATCGTGTTGGAACGCTCCAATCCGTCCACAATCTCCCACGAACAGTCTTGTTAACGACGATCCATACAGCAGCCAGCGACCCGTTCCGGAAGGCCGTTCAGTATATCCCGCCGGATAATTTGCAGATCATCATCGATGAAGTGCACAATGCGGGGGCTCCTACGTTCCAGAAGGCCTTGGAGATCGATGCGGGCCGACGCATTGGACTGTCGGCCACGCCCGATCGGCAGTGGGATGAGGAGGGAACCGAGGCCATCTATGAGTACTTCGGCGGTCACGAGCCCTTCAGCTTCACAACGAGTGACGCGATCGAAAATGGCTATCTGACACCGTATGAATATCACCCGCTCATTTGTGAGTTGACCGCCCAGGAATACGAAAAGTATGCAGAACTCTCCGCGGAAATCAACACGTTGGCTGCCCGTGTCCATTCGGATGAGGATGTCCCCAGACGGGTGTTGGATCAATATGAAAAACTGCTTCGGGACCGGGCCCATATTAAGAAGACCGCGAAGCTCAAACCCGCGGAGTTCGGCCGCTTCCTCGAAAGTTCACATCCGACGCCTGCAATAGTTTTCTGTGAGGATACCGAACAATTAGAAGATCTTGAAGCAGAACTCGGTAATCGCGACCTCTCGTACGGCGTCTATATCTCGAACCGTGAGGACGAGCAGGCGGATGCAATGTATCGCTTTGAGAATGGACTCATCGATTATCTTCTCGCGATAAAGTGTCTTGACGAGGGAATTGACGTTCCAGACGCCCCTACAGCCGCGATTATCGCAAGTTCCCGAAATGAGCGGGAATTCATCCAGCGACGTGGGCGCGTCCTGCGTCAGAGTGAGAGTAAGGAGCGTGCTGTAATCTACGATATGTTTGTCCTTCCAGGGCCGAACGCCCCGAAAGACGATGACCAGGCTCGCCGACTCATCGAACAGGAATTAGATCGGGCAAAGGTACTAATGCGAGCTGCCGAAAATCGTGATGCGGTTGAACAACAACTGGCTGAAGAGTTGGATACATATGGGAGCGGCTATCGTTACTTAGCATACGTATGA